In Chitinibacter sp. SCUT-21, a single genomic region encodes these proteins:
- the murA gene encoding UDP-N-acetylglucosamine 1-carboxyvinyltransferase, producing the protein MDKLKIIGGNPIAGEITISGAKNAALPILCASLLTADTLHLTNVPQLADVKTTQKLLQGMGMRVMTDNVHEYELTANNITSTIAPYELVKTMRASILVLGPTLARFGEAQVSLPGGCAIGARPIDQHIKGLQAMGAEIVIEHGYVKATGKLKGCRFRSDMITVTGTENLLMAATLAEGTTILENAAREPEVVDLAECLIKMGAKIKGHGTDTITIEGVKELHGASHAIVADRIETGTFLVAAAAAQGKILLKNTRADILGAVLDKLTEAGAYIETGDTWISLDMKQRPKAVDIRTLEYPAFPTDMQAQFTLLNSIAEGTGVITETIFENRFMHVPELARMGAKIKIDGHSAIVTGVEKLSGATVMATDLRASASLVIAGMIATGETIVDRIYHLDRGYEHIETKLAGVGVNIERIR; encoded by the coding sequence ATGGACAAACTTAAAATTATCGGTGGCAACCCAATTGCAGGCGAAATCACCATTTCAGGCGCCAAAAACGCCGCGCTACCGATCTTGTGTGCGTCATTGCTGACCGCCGACACACTGCATTTAACCAATGTGCCGCAACTGGCCGATGTCAAAACGACACAAAAATTGCTGCAAGGCATGGGCATGCGCGTGATGACCGACAACGTGCACGAATACGAGCTGACTGCCAACAACATCACCAGCACCATCGCGCCGTACGAATTGGTGAAAACCATGCGCGCGTCGATCTTGGTACTCGGCCCAACGCTAGCGCGTTTTGGCGAAGCGCAAGTATCGTTGCCTGGCGGCTGCGCGATTGGCGCGCGCCCAATCGATCAGCACATCAAAGGCCTGCAAGCGATGGGTGCCGAGATTGTGATCGAGCACGGCTATGTCAAAGCGACTGGCAAACTGAAAGGCTGCCGCTTCCGTTCGGACATGATCACCGTGACTGGTACCGAAAACTTGCTGATGGCCGCAACCTTGGCCGAAGGCACAACGATTCTGGAAAACGCTGCGCGCGAACCTGAAGTCGTCGATTTGGCCGAATGCCTGATCAAGATGGGCGCCAAAATCAAAGGCCACGGCACCGACACAATCACGATTGAAGGCGTGAAAGAATTGCACGGCGCCAGCCACGCGATTGTGGCCGACCGTATCGAAACCGGCACCTTCCTCGTTGCTGCCGCTGCAGCGCAAGGCAAGATTTTGCTGAAAAACACCCGCGCTGATATTTTGGGGGCAGTACTCGATAAACTAACCGAAGCTGGTGCCTACATCGAAACGGGCGACACTTGGATTTCGCTCGATATGAAACAGCGCCCGAAAGCGGTAGATATTCGTACACTCGAATACCCAGCCTTCCCAACCGATATGCAAGCACAATTCACGCTGCTGAACTCAATCGCTGAAGGTACTGGCGTGATTACTGAAACCATCTTCGAAAACCGCTTTATGCACGTGCCGGAACTGGCGCGCATGGGCGCAAAAATCAAGATCGATGGTCACAGTGCGATTGTGACTGGCGTTGAAAAGCTCTCTGGCGCCACGGTGATGGCGACTGATTTGCGTGCCTCAGCCTCGCTGGTCATCGCGGGAATGATTGCAACTGGCGAAACAATTGTCGATCGTATCTATCACCTTGATCGTGGCTATGAACACATTGAAACGAAACTCGCTGGTGTGGGCGTCAACATCGAACGGATTCGCTAA
- a CDS encoding DUF4870 domain-containing protein has translation MFILNPKPAYQEEQDEKPKPPKEHEKFFAVLSHLAGLFWLPILPAPIVAIALPFIVLQFARVHSDFVEQHARESCNFQMLMGCFYIFALIATYFLNTTFLLWWVGVGASLFSMWQGGRAINAWPAKYPAKLNIFK, from the coding sequence ATGTTTATTCTTAACCCCAAACCCGCATATCAAGAAGAACAGGACGAGAAGCCTAAACCGCCGAAAGAGCACGAAAAATTCTTTGCCGTGCTCTCGCACTTGGCGGGTTTATTCTGGTTACCGATTTTGCCTGCGCCAATTGTGGCAATTGCGCTGCCGTTTATTGTGCTGCAATTTGCCCGCGTGCATTCTGACTTTGTCGAGCAGCACGCGCGTGAATCGTGCAATTTCCAAATGCTGATGGGCTGCTTTTATATTTTTGCGCTGATCGCGACCTATTTCTTGAACACGACGTTTTTACTGTGGTGGGTCGGCGTTGGCGCGTCGCTATTTAGCATGTGGCAAGGCGGGCGAGCGATTAATGCTTGGCCAGCGAAATACCCCGCCAAACTAAATATATTTAAATAA
- the hisG gene encoding ATP phosphoribosyltransferase, whose protein sequence is MITIALSKGRIFEETLPLLAAAGIVPAEAPESTRKLIIGTNQPDVQLIIVRASDVPTYVQYGAADLGVAGKDVLLEHGGQGLYQPLDLEIAKCALMVATQNGFDYEGAVKQGARMRIATKYTEQAKEHFAAKGVHVDLIKLYGSMELAPLVGLADAIVDLVSTGGTLKANNLVAVEHIRDISSRLVVNQSSLKLKHERLQPMIDAFAATVAARQN, encoded by the coding sequence ATGATCACCATCGCCCTTTCCAAAGGACGTATTTTCGAAGAAACCCTTCCCTTGCTCGCAGCGGCTGGCATCGTTCCGGCGGAAGCACCAGAGAGCACGCGCAAGCTGATCATCGGCACCAATCAGCCCGATGTGCAGTTGATTATCGTGCGCGCCTCGGATGTGCCAACGTATGTGCAATATGGCGCGGCCGATTTGGGCGTGGCGGGTAAAGACGTCTTGCTCGAGCATGGTGGTCAAGGCCTGTATCAGCCGCTGGATTTAGAAATCGCCAAATGCGCGTTGATGGTAGCGACGCAAAACGGCTTTGACTACGAAGGCGCGGTCAAACAAGGTGCGCGCATGCGGATCGCCACCAAATACACCGAACAGGCTAAAGAGCACTTCGCTGCGAAAGGCGTGCACGTTGATCTGATCAAACTGTACGGCTCGATGGAATTGGCTCCGTTAGTGGGCTTGGCCGACGCGATTGTCGATTTGGTTTCAACCGGCGGCACGCTGAAAGCCAATAATTTGGTGGCGGTTGAGCATATTCGTGATATTTCTAGCCGCTTAGTCGTGAATCAATCGTCGCTCAAACTCAAGCACGAACGCCTGCAACCGATGATTGATGCCTTCGCCGCCACTGTCGCGGCTCGCCAGAATTAA
- a CDS encoding potassium channel family protein, with amino-acid sequence MAKLKINWQHVPLYTLLFMFCWPWLIKLGLVAHTSNTLYWFIAVVYLNYMSFVLSIAKGHRLKDGIDPVQAVWLFVLSNILLVLTFATGWQMFDVYGTSAGCTNNTNFLDSLYFSLTIFATVGFGDFLPCNADGKALFIAESLIGSTHFGIFITLIFSRVIFPTAEKA; translated from the coding sequence ATGGCCAAGCTCAAAATTAACTGGCAACATGTCCCGCTCTACACGCTGTTGTTTATGTTTTGCTGGCCATGGTTAATCAAGCTTGGGCTGGTGGCCCACACCTCCAATACCTTGTATTGGTTTATCGCCGTGGTTTATCTGAACTATATGTCCTTTGTGCTCAGCATCGCCAAAGGACACCGGCTAAAAGATGGCATTGACCCAGTGCAAGCGGTATGGCTGTTTGTGCTGAGTAATATTTTATTGGTGCTGACCTTTGCCACCGGCTGGCAGATGTTCGATGTATATGGCACCAGTGCCGGCTGCACCAATAACACTAACTTCCTCGATTCGCTGTATTTTTCCTTAACCATCTTTGCGACGGTGGGCTTTGGCGACTTTTTGCCGTGCAATGCCGATGGCAAAGCATTATTTATTGCCGAATCGCTGATCGGCTCAACGCATTTCGGCATTTTTATTACGCTAATCTTTAGCCGAGTCATTTTTCCTACCGCAGAAAAAGCATAA
- a CDS encoding DUF805 domain-containing protein translates to MSAIFRLVLTGNFLPGVETEQATAALAKLLRLEIERTQALLLNAPTVIKKALPQHQLDTYLKLFHQAGVEVTAVPITPSAPAESSASIASPETNVASRLEQPLAIAPLSLEPAIEQMTCPQCGKVQAKRTLCLGCGADMPRMLAAQAQAAITEAPIRTESVRSSTAPSPRRSRQEPEYETPAFWSLSTEGRLGRMRYFCNGLLSILPLLAAMIFAFAIGKGEMTLVGVIIFIGAIVWCVVQNYRMMVFRLHDLNKPTKYAGWIIVGQIAINAATGVNASTGMIIVGSLISLIVYGALAFAPGDDGENDYGLPAEPPYIFHYIASFICGIAIVGTIIQTASMDSPAASAQTPSEAALALSDEDIDELIAQVEQQSGEKLTREEARQRIKEHYERQSQQAE, encoded by the coding sequence ATGAGCGCGATCTTCCGTTTAGTCCTCACTGGTAATTTTCTTCCTGGCGTCGAAACCGAACAAGCAACTGCCGCGCTCGCCAAATTGCTCCGACTAGAAATCGAGCGAACTCAAGCGTTGCTCCTTAATGCGCCGACGGTCATCAAAAAAGCGTTGCCACAGCATCAGCTCGATACCTATCTAAAATTGTTTCATCAAGCTGGTGTTGAAGTTACCGCAGTGCCAATCACGCCGAGTGCGCCAGCTGAGTCCAGCGCCTCCATCGCGAGCCCCGAAACAAACGTAGCCTCTCGATTAGAACAGCCCTTGGCAATTGCACCATTAAGCCTAGAGCCAGCGATTGAACAAATGACGTGTCCACAGTGCGGCAAAGTCCAAGCCAAACGCACGCTCTGCCTAGGCTGCGGCGCCGATATGCCACGGATGCTGGCCGCACAAGCTCAAGCGGCGATAACTGAAGCACCGATCCGAACAGAATCAGTAAGAAGTAGTACAGCACCAAGCCCACGTCGTTCACGACAAGAACCTGAATATGAAACGCCTGCATTTTGGTCGCTTAGCACCGAGGGGCGTTTAGGGCGGATGCGCTATTTCTGCAATGGTCTGTTATCAATTTTGCCCTTGCTAGCGGCGATGATTTTCGCTTTTGCGATCGGCAAAGGCGAAATGACTTTAGTTGGGGTTATTATTTTTATCGGTGCCATCGTTTGGTGCGTGGTACAAAACTATCGAATGATGGTTTTTCGCTTACACGACCTGAATAAACCAACCAAATATGCCGGTTGGATTATTGTCGGGCAAATTGCAATTAACGCCGCTACTGGCGTCAATGCCTCAACCGGCATGATCATTGTAGGCAGTCTGATTTCATTAATCGTCTATGGAGCTTTGGCTTTTGCACCCGGTGATGACGGCGAAAACGATTATGGCCTCCCCGCTGAGCCGCCCTATATCTTTCATTACATCGCTAGCTTTATCTGCGGTATTGCCATCGTGGGTACGATTATACAAACTGCCTCGATGGATTCCCCTGCGGCATCGGCACAAACGCCAAGTGAAGCCGCTTTAGCATTGAGCGACGAAGACATCGACGAGTTGATCGCACAAGTTGAGCAACAAAGCGGCGAAAAACTCACTCGCGAAGAGGCAAGACAAAGAATCAAAGAGCACTACGAGCGCCAAAGCCAGCAAGCCGAATAA